Proteins encoded together in one Luteimonas fraxinea window:
- the lepB gene encoding signal peptidase I has protein sequence MKWFETALVVLTLLTGVIWLLDKLVLAKARARRAGLLEEKEPIVVDYAKAFFPVLFVVLILRSFVSEPFRIPSSSMMPTLLIGDFILVNKFAYGIRLPITNKKIIDIGEPVRGDVVVFRPPQHPDQDWIKRVIGLPGDTVEFRDNQVFVNGTPFEYQRVGTYEGVGRGAEMTGASLMTEQMPDRSHQILHIDQAAPFHLGEGTFHVPQGHYFVMGDNRDRSDDGRFWGTLPETQLRGKAFLIWMNVDTAAPGWVDWGRIGQGIK, from the coding sequence ATGAAATGGTTTGAGACCGCCCTGGTCGTGCTGACGCTGCTCACCGGCGTCATCTGGCTGCTCGACAAGCTGGTGCTGGCCAAGGCGCGCGCGCGACGCGCCGGACTGCTCGAGGAAAAGGAACCGATCGTCGTCGATTACGCGAAGGCGTTCTTCCCGGTGCTGTTCGTCGTGCTGATCCTGCGCAGCTTCGTCTCGGAGCCGTTCCGCATTCCGTCTAGTTCGATGATGCCGACACTGCTGATCGGCGATTTCATCCTGGTCAACAAGTTCGCCTACGGCATCCGTCTGCCGATTACGAACAAGAAGATCATCGACATCGGCGAGCCCGTGCGTGGCGACGTGGTGGTGTTCCGCCCGCCGCAGCATCCCGACCAGGATTGGATCAAGCGTGTGATCGGTCTACCTGGCGACACGGTCGAGTTCCGCGACAACCAAGTCTTCGTCAACGGCACGCCATTCGAGTACCAGCGCGTCGGTACCTACGAGGGCGTGGGCCGTGGCGCGGAGATGACCGGCGCCTCGCTCATGACCGAGCAGATGCCGGACCGCAGCCACCAGATCCTGCACATCGACCAGGCCGCGCCGTTCCATCTGGGTGAGGGCACGTTCCACGTGCCGCAGGGCCATTATTTCGTCATGGGCGACAACCGCGACCGCAGCGATGACGGGCGCTTCTGGGGTACGCTTCCCGAGACCCAACTGCGCGGCAAGGCGTTCCTGATCTGGATGAACGTCGACACGGCTGCGCCGGGATGGGTCGACTGGGGAAGGATCGGTCAGGGCATCAAGTGA
- the rnc gene encoding ribonuclease III — protein sequence MATEFDRQQGRFAGHVFRDPELLIQALTHRSAGAPHNERLEFLGDAVLGALVAESLYARWPNADEGTLTRARAELVRESSLAAVARELELGARLVLGAGELKSGGHRRDSILSDALEAVIAAIYLDAGLDTCREVVLPLFEKTMVALASGRVAKDAKTRLQEWLQGRQKALPVYELLSESGEEHAKTFLVRCALNDASVAAEGQGSSRRAAEQQAAEAVMGLLESPG from the coding sequence GTGGCGACGGAATTTGACCGTCAGCAGGGTCGGTTCGCCGGGCACGTCTTCCGTGATCCCGAGCTGCTGATCCAGGCGCTGACACATCGCAGTGCCGGCGCCCCGCACAACGAACGTCTGGAGTTCCTCGGCGACGCCGTGCTCGGCGCGCTGGTCGCCGAGTCGCTATACGCCCGCTGGCCGAATGCCGACGAAGGCACGTTGACCCGTGCCCGCGCGGAACTGGTGCGCGAGTCCTCGCTGGCCGCAGTCGCGCGCGAACTCGAGCTCGGCGCGCGGCTGGTACTGGGCGCGGGTGAACTCAAGTCCGGCGGTCATCGGCGCGATTCGATCCTGTCCGATGCGCTCGAAGCGGTGATCGCCGCGATCTATCTCGACGCGGGCCTCGACACCTGCCGCGAAGTGGTGCTGCCCCTCTTCGAGAAGACCATGGTCGCGCTGGCCAGTGGCCGCGTCGCCAAGGACGCCAAGACCCGTCTGCAGGAATGGCTGCAGGGGCGGCAGAAGGCGTTGCCGGTCTACGAACTGCTGTCGGAAAGTGGCGAGGAACATGCCAAGACCTTCCTCGTACGCTGCGCGCTCAACGACGCCAGCGTCGCTGCCGAAGGACAGGGCAGTTCGCGCCGTGCGGCCGAGCAGCAGGCCGCGGAAGCGGTGATGGGCCTGCTCGAAAGTCCGGGCTGA
- a CDS encoding DUF4845 domain-containing protein, with amino-acid sequence MKRTQRGITLLGFIIVLAVVGFFAYVGMKLFPMYSEYYSVKTALKGLASEPGTAASDPARIQDLFFRRLYISYSENVKPENVKIRRADNGWQMDVQYEVRRPLVFNLDVVGKFHATQTLTRGGDGI; translated from the coding sequence ATGAAACGCACGCAACGCGGCATCACCCTGCTTGGATTCATCATCGTCCTGGCAGTCGTCGGCTTCTTTGCCTATGTCGGCATGAAGCTGTTTCCGATGTATTCGGAGTACTACAGCGTCAAGACCGCGCTCAAGGGACTGGCCAGCGAGCCGGGCACCGCCGCGTCCGATCCGGCCCGTATCCAGGACCTGTTCTTCCGCCGGCTGTACATCAGCTACTCGGAGAACGTGAAGCCCGAGAACGTGAAGATCCGCCGCGCCGACAACGGCTGGCAGATGGACGTGCAGTACGAAGTGCGTCGTCCGCTGGTCTTCAATCTCGACGTCGTGGGCAAGTTCCACGCGACGCAGACGCTGACCCGCGGTGGCGACGGAATTTGA
- the rpoE gene encoding RNA polymerase sigma factor RpoE translates to MVEEHDSQERIQLDEELVKRVQAGDTAAFDLLVRKYQHRIAALIGRYVSDWSEVQDVAQETFIRAYRALGNFRGDAQFYTWLHRIAVNTAKNYLVAHNRRPPTDDIDIEDAEHFESGIRLRDSDTPERELMRQQLEQTVMRAVEALPEELRVAINLREVDGLSYDEIAERMGCPIGTVRSRIFRAREAIDRELRPLMDNERQVERVTR, encoded by the coding sequence ATGGTCGAAGAACACGACAGCCAGGAGCGGATTCAACTGGACGAGGAACTGGTCAAGCGGGTGCAGGCGGGCGACACCGCGGCGTTCGATCTTCTGGTACGCAAATACCAGCATCGGATCGCGGCGTTGATCGGGCGCTATGTGTCCGACTGGAGCGAAGTGCAGGACGTCGCCCAGGAAACCTTCATCCGCGCGTATCGCGCGTTGGGGAACTTCCGCGGCGATGCGCAGTTCTATACCTGGCTGCACCGGATTGCGGTCAACACCGCGAAGAACTATCTGGTGGCGCACAACCGCCGGCCCCCGACCGACGACATCGACATCGAGGACGCCGAGCATTTTGAAAGCGGTATCCGCTTGCGTGACAGCGATACGCCCGAGCGCGAACTGATGCGTCAGCAGCTGGAACAAACGGTGATGCGCGCGGTCGAAGCACTGCCCGAAGAACTCCGGGTCGCGATCAACCTGCGCGAGGTCGATGGCTTGAGCTACGACGAGATCGCCGAACGCATGGGCTGCCCGATCGGCACCGTCCGCTCCCGGATCTTCCGGGCGCGCGAAGCGATCGATCGCGAATTGCGACCTTTGATGGACAACGAAAGACAAGTGGAGCGCGTGACCCGATGA
- the recO gene encoding DNA repair protein RecO, translated as MRIEDQPAFVLHARPWRETSLLVEVLTLDHGRLGLVARGVQGPKKHVLRAALQPLQHIRLTAVLRGELAQLHSAEALDAAPRLTGDAMLAGFYINELVLRLAPRQDPAPELYEAFANVRLRLALDGLAWTLRRFERDLLDAIGLGFAFDTDGDGNEIEPAARYRLDPEHGPRRLQRDGEAADRSAAATGHALLALAADIAPEAADMASLRRALRAVLSHHLGPRGLKSWELAANLSRR; from the coding sequence GTGCGCATCGAGGATCAGCCCGCATTCGTGCTGCATGCACGACCGTGGCGCGAGACCAGTCTTCTGGTCGAGGTGCTGACCCTGGATCACGGCCGCCTGGGCCTGGTCGCGCGTGGCGTGCAGGGGCCGAAGAAGCACGTGCTCCGCGCCGCGCTGCAGCCGCTGCAGCACATCCGCCTGACCGCCGTGCTGCGCGGCGAACTCGCTCAGCTGCATTCCGCCGAAGCGCTCGATGCCGCGCCCCGGCTCACCGGCGACGCGATGCTCGCCGGCTTCTACATCAACGAACTGGTGTTGCGGCTCGCACCGCGACAGGATCCCGCGCCCGAACTCTACGAGGCATTCGCGAATGTGCGGCTGCGGCTGGCGCTCGACGGACTGGCGTGGACCCTGCGCCGGTTCGAGCGCGATCTGCTCGATGCGATCGGCCTGGGCTTCGCGTTCGATACCGATGGCGACGGCAACGAGATCGAACCGGCGGCGCGGTATCGACTCGATCCCGAACATGGTCCGCGTCGTCTGCAGCGCGATGGCGAAGCGGCGGATCGCAGCGCCGCGGCTACCGGGCATGCGCTGCTGGCGCTGGCCGCCGATATCGCGCCTGAGGCTGCCGACATGGCCAGCCTGCGGCGCGCACTCCGTGCGGTGCTGTCGCATCACCTCGGCCCGCGTGGGCTGAAATCCTGGGAACTGGCCGCGAACCTGTCGCGGCGCTGA
- a CDS encoding GFA family protein, whose protein sequence is MSEAIDSADRLHGHCLCDGVTLSVPATAHAVHACHCGACRRWHGGPAMVLQAGDDLRIETGDALVRAFASSEWAERAFCSTCGSSLYFCTPGDGQHYVAAGLFDAIPCARFEAEIFIDARPDWYALAGSDEQLTGEAFLARIGAG, encoded by the coding sequence ATGAGCGAAGCCATCGACAGCGCCGACCGTCTGCACGGGCACTGCCTGTGCGACGGCGTCACGCTCAGCGTGCCGGCGACGGCGCACGCCGTGCACGCCTGCCACTGCGGCGCCTGTCGTCGCTGGCACGGCGGTCCGGCGATGGTGCTGCAGGCCGGCGACGATCTGCGCATCGAAACCGGCGATGCGCTGGTGCGCGCGTTCGCGTCATCGGAGTGGGCCGAGCGGGCGTTCTGCAGCACCTGTGGGAGCAGTCTGTACTTCTGCACGCCCGGTGACGGTCAGCATTACGTCGCTGCCGGTCTGTTCGATGCGATTCCCTGCGCGCGTTTCGAGGCCGAAATCTTCATTGACGCCAGGCCGGACTGGTATGCGCTCGCCGGTTCGGACGAGCAATTGACCGGCGAGGCGTTCCTGGCCCGTATCGGCGCCGGCTGA
- the era gene encoding GTPase Era has protein sequence MTEPHTTPHHAGYVAVIGRPNVGKSTLVNALVGAKVSIVSNRPQTTRHRLLGIATFPEGQLLLVDTPGIHHEQKRAMNRIMNRAARGALEGVDVALLVVVAGRWDDEDSLAFDALHEAGVPVVLVVNQVDKIKDKTLLLPYLQKVTEGRDFAGVVPLSALKRKGLEQLKSTVLPLVPEQDALFGEDEITDKSQRFLAGELVREQLMRQLGNELPYATTVEIESFVLDGRMLRIGAVIWVEREGQKAIVIGKAGSRLKDMSTKARMGMERLFDAKVFLETWVRVREGWSDDEAALKALGYGE, from the coding sequence ATGACCGAACCCCACACCACGCCCCACCATGCCGGCTATGTCGCCGTCATTGGCCGACCCAACGTCGGCAAGTCCACCCTGGTCAACGCCCTCGTCGGCGCCAAGGTGAGCATCGTCTCCAACCGTCCGCAGACCACGCGCCATCGTCTGCTCGGCATCGCGACGTTCCCGGAAGGCCAGCTGCTGCTGGTCGACACCCCCGGCATCCATCACGAGCAGAAGCGCGCGATGAACCGGATCATGAACCGCGCGGCGCGCGGCGCGCTGGAAGGCGTCGATGTGGCCCTGCTGGTCGTCGTCGCCGGTCGCTGGGACGACGAGGACAGCCTGGCCTTCGATGCGCTGCACGAGGCCGGTGTGCCGGTGGTGCTGGTCGTCAATCAGGTCGACAAGATCAAGGACAAGACCCTGCTGCTGCCGTATCTGCAGAAGGTCACCGAAGGCCGTGACTTCGCCGGCGTCGTGCCGCTGTCGGCGCTCAAGCGCAAGGGGCTGGAGCAGCTGAAGTCGACCGTGCTCCCGCTCGTGCCGGAGCAGGACGCGCTGTTCGGCGAGGACGAGATCACCGACAAAAGCCAGCGCTTCCTGGCCGGTGAACTGGTGCGCGAGCAGCTGATGCGCCAGCTCGGCAACGAGCTGCCGTACGCGACCACGGTCGAGATCGAAAGCTTCGTGCTCGACGGCCGGATGCTGCGCATCGGTGCGGTGATCTGGGTGGAGCGCGAAGGCCAGAAGGCGATCGTCATCGGCAAGGCCGGCAGCCGGCTCAAGGACATGAGCACCAAGGCGCGCATGGGCATGGAGCGCCTGTTCGACGCCAAGGTGTTCCTGGAAACCTGGGTGCGCGTGCGTGAGGGCTGGTCCGACGACGAGGCCGCACTCAAGGCACTCGGCTACGGCGAATAA
- the lepA gene encoding translation elongation factor 4, with amino-acid sequence MRNIRNFSIIAHVDHGKSTLADRIIQICGGLQAREMEAQVLDSNPIERERGITIKAQSVSLPYKARDGQTYHLNFIDTPGHVDFSYEVSRSLAACEGALLVVDAAQGVEAQSVANCYTAIEQGLEVIPVLNKIDLPTADIEKAKAEIEAVIGIDAEDAVAVSAKTGLNVEEVLEAIVHRIPPPKPRDTDRLQALIIDSWFDNYLGVVSLVRVMQGEITPKTKILVMSTGRTHDVDKVGVFTPKRKELPALRAGEVGWITASIKDVHGAPVGDTLTLAAKPADKPLAGFQEMQPRVFAGLFPVNAEDYPDLREALDKLRLNDAALRFEPESSEAMGFGFRCGFLGMLHMEIVQERLEREYDLDLISTAPTVIYEVLKTDGEVMPLDNPAKLPPANLIQEVREPIIRANILTPEAYIGAIIKLCEDKRGAQIGIQYLASQVQISYELPMAEVVLDFFDKLKSASRGYASLDYHFVRFDAGPFVRVDTLINGDKVDALSLIVHRSHADRRGRELTEKMKELIPRQQFDVAIQAAIGAQVIARTTVKALRKNVLAKCYGGDISRKKKLLEKQKEGKKRMKQVGRVEIPQEAFLAVLSTSRES; translated from the coding sequence ATGCGGAACATCCGCAACTTCTCCATCATCGCCCACGTCGACCACGGCAAGTCGACGCTCGCCGATCGCATCATCCAGATCTGTGGCGGCCTCCAGGCGCGCGAAATGGAAGCGCAGGTGCTCGACTCGAACCCGATCGAGCGCGAGCGCGGCATCACGATCAAGGCGCAGTCGGTCTCGCTGCCGTACAAGGCGCGCGACGGGCAGACCTACCATCTGAACTTCATCGACACGCCCGGCCACGTCGACTTCTCCTACGAGGTCAGCCGCTCGCTGGCGGCGTGCGAAGGCGCGTTGCTGGTCGTCGACGCGGCGCAGGGCGTGGAAGCGCAGTCGGTCGCCAACTGCTACACGGCGATCGAGCAGGGGCTGGAAGTGATCCCGGTGCTCAACAAGATCGATCTGCCGACGGCCGACATCGAAAAAGCCAAGGCCGAGATCGAAGCGGTGATCGGCATCGACGCCGAAGACGCGGTCGCGGTGAGCGCCAAGACAGGCCTCAACGTGGAAGAGGTGCTCGAGGCGATCGTGCATCGCATCCCGCCACCGAAGCCGCGCGATACCGATCGCCTGCAGGCGCTGATCATCGACTCCTGGTTCGACAACTACCTCGGCGTGGTGTCGCTCGTGCGCGTGATGCAGGGTGAGATCACGCCCAAGACCAAGATCCTGGTGATGTCGACCGGGCGTACGCACGACGTCGACAAGGTCGGCGTGTTCACGCCCAAGCGCAAGGAACTGCCGGCGCTGCGCGCGGGCGAAGTGGGCTGGATCACCGCGTCGATCAAGGACGTGCACGGCGCGCCGGTCGGCGACACGCTGACCCTCGCCGCGAAGCCCGCCGACAAGCCGCTGGCCGGCTTCCAGGAAATGCAGCCGCGCGTGTTCGCGGGTCTGTTCCCGGTCAATGCCGAGGACTATCCGGACCTGCGCGAAGCGCTGGACAAGCTGCGCCTCAATGACGCCGCGCTGCGCTTCGAACCTGAAAGTTCGGAAGCGATGGGCTTCGGCTTCCGGTGCGGCTTCCTCGGCATGCTGCACATGGAAATCGTGCAGGAGCGCTTGGAGCGCGAGTACGACCTTGACCTGATCAGCACCGCGCCGACGGTGATCTACGAGGTGCTCAAGACCGACGGCGAAGTGATGCCGCTCGACAATCCGGCCAAGCTGCCGCCGGCGAACCTGATCCAGGAAGTGCGCGAGCCGATCATCCGCGCCAACATCCTGACGCCCGAGGCCTACATCGGCGCGATCATCAAGCTGTGCGAAGACAAGCGCGGCGCGCAGATCGGCATCCAGTACCTCGCCAGTCAGGTGCAGATCAGCTACGAGCTGCCGATGGCCGAAGTGGTGCTCGACTTCTTCGACAAGCTGAAATCCGCCAGCCGTGGCTACGCCTCGCTGGACTACCACTTCGTGCGGTTCGACGCCGGTCCGTTCGTGCGCGTGGATACGCTGATCAATGGCGACAAAGTGGATGCGCTGTCGTTGATCGTGCATCGCAGCCACGCCGATCGCCGTGGCCGCGAGCTGACCGAGAAGATGAAGGAACTGATTCCGCGCCAGCAGTTCGACGTGGCGATCCAGGCCGCGATCGGCGCGCAGGTCATCGCCCGCACGACGGTCAAGGCGCTGCGCAAGAACGTGCTGGCCAAGTGCTACGGCGGCGACATCTCGCGCAAGAAGAAGCTTCTGGAAAAGCAGAAGGAAGGCAAGAAGCGCATGAAGCAGGTCGGCCGCGTGGAGATCCCGCAGGAAGCCTTCCTGGCGGTGCTGAGCACGTCGCGCGAGTCCTGA
- a CDS encoding sigma-E factor negative regulatory protein: MNTADDIDTLQIGPDPDKLERFHRQQLSTMLDGELSQDQARFLRRRLEHDAELSGCFERWQVCGDVLRGRQVSLLPPDFADRIARGIAAGDVVIAPVTSAKRPRFLRWGGGAALAASVALVALFVGRPGASFDDTDDVLPMVADAAPIAPAIPSAHDATADASALVAASPLEATAAVAGAAALAVAEVPRRGNGDRASRGQSQRAALRNTQTRQVSEARMVASAAPPRPAVSNDAAAARALASTSAIATGLPEAPAVSRPWPKASSLSANSSFSVRYGDAFAAPSWDAPQASGSHVLPSFPVDPADAARPQLRAVP; this comes from the coding sequence ATGAACACTGCCGACGACATCGATACCCTGCAGATCGGCCCGGACCCCGACAAGCTCGAGCGGTTCCACCGCCAGCAGCTGTCGACGATGCTCGATGGCGAGCTGTCGCAGGACCAGGCGCGTTTCCTGCGCCGCCGGCTCGAACACGATGCGGAACTGTCCGGCTGCTTCGAGCGCTGGCAGGTCTGCGGCGACGTACTGCGGGGCCGTCAGGTCTCGCTGCTGCCGCCCGATTTCGCCGACCGCATCGCGCGTGGCATCGCCGCAGGCGATGTGGTGATCGCGCCGGTCACGTCAGCGAAGCGCCCGCGTTTTCTGCGTTGGGGCGGTGGTGCCGCGCTGGCGGCATCGGTTGCACTGGTCGCGCTGTTCGTCGGCCGTCCGGGCGCGTCCTTCGACGATACGGACGATGTTCTGCCGATGGTCGCCGACGCCGCGCCTATCGCGCCGGCGATCCCCAGTGCCCATGACGCCACCGCGGATGCGTCCGCGCTCGTGGCGGCATCGCCGCTCGAAGCCACCGCTGCGGTGGCCGGCGCCGCCGCACTGGCAGTGGCTGAAGTGCCGCGTCGCGGCAACGGCGATCGCGCCTCGCGCGGCCAGTCGCAGCGCGCCGCATTGCGCAATACGCAGACGCGCCAAGTGTCGGAGGCGCGTATGGTCGCGTCCGCTGCGCCGCCGCGGCCTGCGGTGTCGAACGATGCCGCTGCGGCGCGTGCGCTGGCGTCCACATCGGCGATCGCGACCGGCTTGCCGGAAGCGCCTGCCGTGTCGCGTCCTTGGCCGAAGGCGTCTTCGCTGTCGGCCAACAGCAGCTTCTCGGTGCGCTATGGCGATGCGTTCGCCGCACCGTCGTGGGATGCGCCGCAGGCGTCGGGCAGCCACGTGCTGCCGAGCTTCCCGGTCGATCCCGCCGATGCCGCACGCCCGCAGCTGCGCGCGGTGCCCTGA
- a CDS encoding Do family serine endopeptidase, with amino-acid sequence MKKSLLAVSLVAVLSAGTTAFLLPNATAQSGAQTPADAAASVSSTPEAPLVSGLPDFTRLVERVAPAVVSIESTIGARQTRGQQMPDDAQIPEIFRRFFGPGFEMPGGPGGPGRGGSAPRGTSMGTGFIISADGYLLTNHHVVDGAEEVKVRLSDRREFTAKVVGSDAESDVAVLKIDATGLPTLRFGNGASVKPGQWAVAIGSPFGFEQSVTAGIVSAVARANQYADQRYVPFIQTDVPINQGNSGGPLLNVAGEVIGINSQIFSNSGGYMGVSFAIPIDLAANVAEQIKKTGSVQRGSLGVQVSNVTSEVAAGFKLPDTKGALVQEVLPGSPAQRAGIEPGDVIRAVDGTEIIASSELPPLVGGKTPGTKVRMSILREGRTRDFEVTLTALDSATAGATTRGEPAPASASSASGNPLGITGRDLDAAQRRQFGLAGDEGVLVASAGRGAAANAGIAQGDVILRVGRTPVGSAAALDRALQSVKPGDTVMLLVRGRSGATQYRAITLSETAER; translated from the coding sequence ATGAAGAAATCCCTGCTCGCGGTGTCGCTCGTCGCCGTGCTTTCCGCCGGCACCACCGCGTTCCTCCTGCCAAACGCCACCGCCCAGTCCGGCGCGCAGACGCCGGCCGATGCGGCGGCCAGCGTGTCGTCGACGCCTGAAGCACCGCTGGTCTCGGGTCTGCCCGATTTCACGCGTCTGGTCGAGCGCGTAGCGCCGGCTGTGGTCAGCATCGAATCGACGATCGGCGCGCGACAGACGCGCGGCCAGCAGATGCCTGACGACGCGCAGATCCCCGAGATCTTCCGCCGCTTCTTCGGCCCCGGTTTCGAAATGCCGGGCGGTCCGGGTGGTCCCGGTCGTGGCGGCAGCGCGCCGCGCGGCACCTCGATGGGCACCGGTTTCATCATCTCGGCCGATGGCTATCTGCTGACCAACCACCACGTCGTCGACGGCGCGGAAGAGGTCAAGGTGCGGTTGTCGGACCGTCGCGAGTTCACAGCCAAGGTCGTCGGCAGTGATGCCGAATCCGACGTCGCGGTCCTGAAGATCGACGCGACCGGCCTGCCGACGCTGCGCTTCGGTAACGGCGCAAGCGTCAAGCCCGGCCAGTGGGCGGTCGCGATCGGCTCGCCCTTCGGTTTCGAGCAGTCGGTAACCGCCGGCATCGTCAGCGCCGTGGCGCGCGCCAACCAGTACGCCGACCAGCGCTATGTGCCTTTCATCCAGACCGACGTGCCGATCAACCAGGGCAACTCGGGCGGTCCGCTGCTCAACGTGGCGGGCGAGGTGATCGGCATCAACTCGCAGATCTTCAGCAACTCCGGCGGCTACATGGGTGTGAGTTTCGCGATTCCGATCGATCTGGCGGCCAATGTCGCCGAGCAGATCAAGAAGACCGGCAGCGTGCAGCGCGGCTCGCTCGGCGTGCAGGTCTCCAATGTGACGTCCGAAGTCGCAGCCGGTTTCAAGCTGCCCGACACCAAGGGTGCACTGGTGCAGGAAGTGCTGCCGGGCAGTCCCGCCCAGCGTGCCGGCATCGAGCCGGGTGACGTGATCCGTGCGGTCGACGGCACCGAGATCATCGCGTCGAGCGAATTGCCGCCGCTGGTGGGTGGCAAGACGCCGGGCACCAAGGTGCGCATGAGCATCCTGCGCGAAGGCCGCACGCGCGATTTCGAGGTCACGTTGACGGCGCTCGATTCGGCGACGGCGGGCGCGACCACGCGGGGCGAGCCGGCGCCGGCGTCCGCATCGTCTGCGAGCGGCAATCCGCTCGGTATCACCGGCCGCGATCTCGACGCCGCCCAGCGGCGCCAGTTCGGGCTCGCCGGCGATGAGGGTGTCCTCGTCGCCAGCGCCGGCCGTGGCGCGGCGGCGAATGCCGGAATCGCGCAGGGTGACGTGATCCTGCGTGTCGGCCGCACGCCGGTGGGCAGCGCGGCCGCGCTCGACCGGGCGCTGCAGAGCGTCAAGCCCGGCGACACGGTGATGTTGCTGGTCCGCGGACGCAGCGGCGCGACCCAGTACCGCGCGATCACCTTGTCGGAGACCGCAGAGCGCTGA